Proteins found in one Vicinamibacteria bacterium genomic segment:
- a CDS encoding TetR/AcrR family transcriptional regulator: MTMISRTKVLTDFRVQQVQAATLRVISRKGMGGATMQEIADEAGVAKGTLYLYFRDREDLLERTADYAFSTLEARIDSTLPQIPDFEGKLLALVRAQIAFFDDHREFFRIYIAMKHPPDAVHQSARRRRMCHPRYSAYLERLERMLRTAMDKGEVRKSDPARLALFVSESGAALMLRRLTEDPPPDAEEDVSWMVDILLHGIAAKGD, translated from the coding sequence ATGACCATGATCAGTCGCACCAAGGTCTTGACGGACTTCCGGGTCCAGCAAGTGCAGGCGGCCACCCTGCGGGTCATCTCGCGGAAGGGGATGGGCGGAGCCACGATGCAGGAGATCGCGGACGAGGCGGGTGTCGCGAAGGGCACCCTCTACTTGTACTTCCGTGACCGCGAGGACCTCCTCGAGCGTACCGCGGACTACGCCTTCTCCACCCTCGAGGCGAGGATCGATTCCACTCTTCCGCAGATCCCGGACTTCGAGGGAAAGCTCCTGGCGCTCGTCCGCGCCCAGATCGCGTTCTTCGACGATCACCGCGAGTTCTTCCGGATTTATATCGCCATGAAGCATCCGCCGGATGCCGTCCACCAGAGCGCGCGCCGCCGCCGCATGTGCCATCCGCGCTACTCCGCCTATCTGGAACGGCTCGAGAGGATGCTGCGAACGGCGATGGACAAAGGCGAAGTCCGGAAAAGCGATCCGGCGCGGCTCGCGCTCTTCGTCTCGGAGAGCGGTGCGGCCCTGATGCTCCGGCGCCTGACGGAGGACCCCCCTCCCGACGCGGAGGAGGACGTCTCGTGGATGGTCGACATCCTCCTCCACGGAATCGCCGCGAAAGGAGACTGA